ATAACGGACCGGGTAAGGGATACGTTCAACATGTGATTATTGATGTTGACGCACCTCCTTTCCTGATGAACCCATTTTACCATATCTGGTTTGTGATATCCAGTGATTTTCTTATATTTACGGAAATGATTCATAGGAAATATATTATAAAAATAGCTTGATTTTATGTTCTATGGGAGATATAATCTTAACTACCGTGATTGAAAATATCGGTGTGAGTACATAATATGCGGTCGTGGCGGAATTGGCAGACGCGCACGGTTCAGGTCCGTGTGGGCTAACCCCCCGTGGAGGTTCGAGTCCTCTCGACCGCATCATGCCTAACATTTACAGGTTCTTGGATTGGCTGGATGCCACCAAGAGCCTGTTTTTATATGGGTAAGATGCGTGTACTATTATAACTATTTTATTTATACTGAAATATATATTTGATATAATCCTTTGCACTCTGATTAATGTCTTCGTCACTTGCTTGAAACGAGGCTCCAAAGACAGCGAAATAGGGTAATGTTATGGCGCCAACATGTACTGCGCTTGCTTTAAAAGGTGCTATAACTTCATCAACAGTGAAAGAAACGGAACCAGTAGGTAAGTAATTTTCTTTTTTATCGCCAATGGACATGGCTATCCCTAGCTTCTTTCCTTTTAACTTATCACCTTGTGAACCATAAGCCCATCCGTGAGTAAAAACATCATCGAACCACTTTTTTAATAAAGGTGGGTAACTATACCAATATAAAGGGAATTGAAATATGATATTACTATGTGTTTCAAGTAACTTTTGCTCTCTCAAAACATCAATGCTCCAGTTTGGATACTCTTTATAAATCTCATGAATAGTAATTTCATTGGTATACTGAAGTAATTCTTGTTTCCATCTTTGATTTACTCTGGAATCTTCAATATTCGGATGTGCTAAAATCACGAGAGTTTTCATCATAAATCACCTTTCTTACATAGCATCATTTGTTTTTTGTTGGTACGTCTTATTATTCTGTACGCTATAAAAAAAGTAAATACACACAATAAAGTAATATAGTTACTAGAAAGTGTGCATGGTACTTAGAGTAAATATATGGGATTATAGAATTAATCAGATCAACTTAGTTATTTTAGCGTTGAAGAGGTGGTCGTATGAAACAATATAATTTAGGCATAGAAGCAACACTTGAGATCATCGGAGGTAAGTGGAAATCCTTAATCATATGCTTACTAATGTCTGGTAGAAAGAGGACAAGTGAATTACAGCGCAGTATTCCAGGCGTTTCTCAAAAGGTTCTTATACAGCAGCTCCGTGAACTTGAGAAGGATGGCATCATTGGCAGACATGTGTATAATCAGATGCCTCCAAAAGTGGAGTATTATATAACGGAATATGGTATAACAGCAAATGAAATAATTGATTTAATGTGTTCTTGGGGAAGAGCTAATATCAAAATAAGACAACAGCAAGGAGAAGATGTGATGTTGTTAGAATATGATTCAAAATGAATAGTGGAGTAAAAAAGCGTTATAGACTACGATGTTTGCGGCGGTTTTCTTCGGCTGCCTTCAAGTGCTATGTTATATGTTGAGCCACAAGCTGATTTGCTATATAGTAATGACTGGACAACCATTCCATCCATATTAAATGAATGCCAAAGTAGGGGGACCATTTACAATGATTATTAAACCGAAAATTCGTGGTTTCATATGTACGACTGCACATCCTGCAGGATGTGCGGCTCATGTTAATCGTCAGATCAACTACATCAAAGACAGTACATCAATACAAGGAGCTAAAAAGGTACTTGTGATCGGAGCATCTACTGGATATGGGCTGGCTTCTCGTATTGCTGCGAGCTTTGGGCTGGGAGCGGATACCGTAGGGGTATCCTATGAACGTCCCGCATCAGAGGGGCGCACGGCTTCAGCAGGCTGGTATAATACAGTAGCCTTTGAAAGAGCGGCCAGAGCAGCTGGCTACATAGCAGAAAGCATTAATGGAGATGCTTTTTCTCATGAAATTAAGCAGGAGACATTGAAGCTGGTAAAGGAAAAGCTGGGCAAGGTAGACCTGATTGTGTATAGTGTCGCTTCACCGCGACGGACACATCCCGATACGGGTGAAACTTTTAATTCCGTTCTCAAGCCTATCGGACAGTCTTTTTCTAATAAAACAGTGAATACGAATACAGGTGTCGTATCAGAAATTACGCTGGAACCGGCTACGCAGGAGGAAATTGAGAACACCATCACGGTAATGGGTGGCGAAGATTGGTCCTTGTGGCTAAAAGCGTTGGAAGAAGCTGATCTGCTGGCTGAAGGGGTAACCACACTGGCTTACTCGTATATTGGTCCCGAAATTACGGAGGCTATCTATCGTAAAGGAACCATTGGCCAAGCTAAAAATGATTTGGAAGCTACAGCACATACTCTAACAAAGCAACTGGAACGTTATCATGGAAAAGCCTACGTTTCTGTGAATAAAGCTTTGGTTACACAATCCAGTTCGGCTATTCCAGTCGTACCATTGTATATTTCTTTGCTGTTTAAGGTCATGAAGGAAAAGGGACTGCACGAGGGATGTATTGAGCAGGCACAACGTCTGTTCGAGACGCTATACAGTGGGTCCACGGTGGAAACGGATGAAGAAGGACGCATCCGTCTGGATAACTGGGAAATGAGAGACGATGTGCAGCAGGCTGTCAAAGCAGCTTGGTCTGAAATCACTACAGAAAATGTATCTGAATTGGGCGATCTCGAACAATACCGTCTGGATTTCCTCCAATTATTTGGATTCGGGTTTGATGAAATTGATTATGAATTAGATGTTAACCCAGAGGTAGACACGACTTCATAAGTAAATATGTGTAAAATAAAAACGGGTACTCTCAAGCGATGCAATTGGCTTAAGAGGCCCGTTTTTTTATGTATTCTAGCAAAATACAAGTTGCACTCGTTTCACTAACAGCATTTATCGAGAATTAGACGTGGAAAGCGACTTACGGTGCAGCAAGCGAAAAACGGCAATGGTAATGATAATCCCCGCAATGCCAAAGATTGCAACAGAAGTCAGGGCCCGGTAAGCTTGCCAGCCGAACAAAAATGTAATACCACTGCCAAACGTTGTACCTGCCAGTAACCCAAGTGCGCAGGCAATATCCGTTCCAAATTTCATAAACATGTTCCTTTCAAATGTATAAATTAAAAAGTAACTTGTACTTTTTCTCTGGACTTAGACACACACTTGTGCGTACAATTAAATAGTAATCGTTTTCAAACGGAATCTATTAATCATTATGGATCATTCTTGTGCAAATTATTCCTTTTTCAGGAGGCTGATGAAATGAATATGAATGAACAGATCAAGCTGTGGAACGAAGAGGCGCAGGCTAGTAACGCTGATCATCCTCACCGAAAGGTTGAATTGTTTATCGAGGTACGAGATGGAGCACTGGAGTCTGTTGTTCCTTATCTGAACCAACAGGATTATCGTCATGTAGCTCTGGTAGAAGATGAGCATACTTCGGCGGCGGCTGGAAAAAAAGTAGCTGAGCTGATCCGTGAGGCAGGTTTGACAGTTGATGTAGTCCGTTTACCTCCGAATGCTGTAGGGGATGTCATCGCTGATGAAACCTACATTATGAAGGTGCTGCTGGGTGTGGCGGATAAGAGTCAGGCTGTACTTGCTGTAGGTTCTGGCACGATTCATGATCTGGTTCGCTTCGTATGTTATAAAATGAATCGTCCCTTCTTGTCAGTACCGACGGCTGCTTCGGTGGATGGTTTTACCTCCGCAGGCGCACCACTGATTGTGGACGGTAGCAAGCAGACATTCCAAGCAGTTCCGCCAGAGGCGATCTTTGCTGATTTGTCCGTGCTGGCAAATGCGCCACAGACGATGACTGCCGCAGGTTTTGGCGATATGCTTGGTAAGTTCACCTCACTAGCGGACTGGCATGTTTCCAGAGATTTGGGAAACGAGCCGTATTCGCCTGTGGCTAATCGCATTACCGAGGAGGCTTTGCGTGCCTGTGTAGAGCATGTCGATGAGATTGCGGCAGGCAGCAAGGCTGGTGTCGAGGTATTGATGAATGCGCTGATTGCATCCGGTATTTCGATGCTGATGATAGATCATTCCCGTCCAGCGTCAGGGGGAGAGCACCATATTTCCCATCGAATTGAAATGGATTTTATTGCAGAGGGACGCAAGCAAGTTTTGCATGGTGCTAAAGTAGGCGTAGCATCCGCATTGCTGTCTGACCTGTACAGGGATTTAGCATCCAGTCAAGATGTAGAGGCTTTTAAGGTGTATCAGGCTTTGCCTACGTCGGAGCAGATGCGTGCATGGCTGGCTCAGGTCGGAGGCCCATCTACCATTGCCGAGCTAGGAGTTACGGAGGAACTGCTCGCTCGTGCATTGCGCACGGCTCATACCTTGCGTGATCGCTATACTGGGCTCAAGTATATGAACGAACATCAATTGCTTCGTTCGTAATGTGCAACATCTACGTAAATTGTCCTTAGATATTCAGCCAATCTTGTGTGGCAAGGAAGGGATAAGCGAATGGGTTTACACCTCCGGCAGCAATACGAGGATATCCTGCTCCTGTGACATTTGTATGTACAAATGAACGGTATGCTATAATCGTGGAATATAAACAGGTACACGATATTGCGAGTACGGAGGAAATTATGGCGCCAAAATATATACAAGTTAAACAGGAAATTTTGTCCTGGATTCATTCATCCAGACTTGAGCCGCAAAGTCAGCTTCCATCTGAGCATGAAATGTCTGAACGTTTTGCCGTTAGTCGGCAAACGGTGCGTCAGGCGCTGGGTGAACTGGTGCAGGAAGGATGGCTGTTTCGAATGCAGGGCAAGGGAACCTTTGTCGCGACACGTGACAGTAAACAGCCCGAAGATCCAAAGATTATTGGAGTCATTACAACCTATATTTCGGATTATATTTTCCCATCCATTGTACAGGGAATTGAATCCAAATTGAGTCGCCAGGGCTACAAGATGCTGCTGTCAAGTACAGGTAATGACCCTGAGCAAGAAAGTCAGTGCCTGGAAATGCTGTTAAGTCAACCGCTGAGCGGAATTATTATTGAACCGACCAAAAGTGGAGAGCGTAACCCCAATCTGAACTATTATTTAACCGTGGAAAATCGCCAAATCCCTTATTTGATGATCAATGCGCGTTATGAGGAAATGGATGCGCCATGTCTGCGAGTAGATGATGAAAAGGGTGGTTTTTTGGCGGCCGAGCATCTGATTAAGCTGGGACATCGACGCTTGGCTGGATTTTTCAAAACCGATGATATGCAGGGGATTCTTCGTATGAAGGGATTTGTGGCCGCTCACCGCAAATACGGAGTGACATTACACCCGAACGCAGTAACGACTTACCGGACAGAAGAAAAAAATGAGATTCCGCTACAACGTGCGTCGAGGCTGCTGGCGATGGAGGCGGGAGAGCGTCCTACTGGATGGGTGACCTATAATGATGAGTTGGCTGTTCGACTCCTGGACATTGTACGTTCGGCGGGTCTGAATATACCCAATGATCTATCGCTGGTTGGGTTTGATGATTCGTTTTTGGCGACAGCAACAGAAATCAAGCTAACGACAATTCGGCATCCAAAGGAAGAATTGGGGCTACGTGCTGCCGATACCATGCTGTCGATGATTGAAGAGAAGGGGTACCATGAAGAAGATCGTCAGTTAATTCTACCGCCTGAGCTCATCGTTCGTGAATCTACAGGGCCTGTCCAGGTCATGCCTGGAGAACACTAGGCTGGGAGATCAGTCACTTTTATTACTTAACATGTAAGGACAGGTTAGTAAGTATACAGCTGTAACGCTTCATATTTGATGGGCATGGTTCTCGCCATACCGAACAGTCTGTTTTCTGGATTGCAGAAATAGACTGTTATTGTTATATCTTTTCTGAAAATAAGTACATAAATCTATCGAAAAAACATAAAAAGGTTAGCTAAGTTGTACGTACAAGTATATAATGAAAGCAGAACCAAGAATAAAGGGTCAATGCAATCGGTCTGTAACCGTTCTCTGTTGGTCGACACTAACCTGACAGGGCTTATTGTCGGGTATACGTTGCTGACGTAACCGGACGGGAATTTATTTAAGGTTGCAGCTTCCACCCAAACTCCTGCGCTGGGTGCGGCCATGTTCGCAGCAGTGGCTGCGGGAGCTTAAACTGGAGGTTACAATGATATCGTCGAAGCAGCGCGTCATATGGCCGTGTACGGGACGAGAACTTCAAACCGATCCCTGAGAACGCGGCCGTGTATGATAAGCTGTACGAGGAATACTGCCGTCTTCACGACTACTTTGGACGTGGAGGCAACCCGGTGATGAAAAAGCTAAAGTCCATTAAGGAAGAAGCTGGACGTTCAACTGAAGCGGTAAGCATTCATTCTTAAGATACTGATAAAATATAAGCAAGAAATATTTAAATGCTCTGTTATCTAAAAAGCACAGTACACCGAGGAATCGGTAGACTGTGCTTTTTGCATTTTATATTCTGTGAAATTACATGATGTGAAAGTCTCAGCGAATGAAAGATGGTAATGCGTTCCTTTCAAAGACTTTCATGAAAATTACAATCATTTCTCTTTTACGGACATTTTTACTTTTTCAGCATGGCATCAGCAAACAAAATGGATTTTGGAATACGGAAAAACTGTTCCGCCTGATCCTGGAAAGTTTGCGAAGGAACGGTACCCTGATGCAACCATTTCCGAAATGTACCGGGGTGAACTCCAATCCAATGACTCACATCGGTCACCGAAATATCATGTACCATGCATAGACCCGCCAAAATCCGATTTTTAACCGGAGAACGAGTCACAGTCCGTTTCATAAAACGGGACGGCGCTGGTTGACAGATGAGTGGTGAACGCCGGACAACCTCTTCATTAAATAGGATATGGTGCGGATAACCAAGTGTATTACATGTCTTTTCCAGATTAGTGTTGCCGGGAATGCGACCTTCATATACCCACGCACTGACACTACGGGAGGAAATGGAAAGCTCCTCGGCAAGTTGGGACAGTTTAATGTCATTAGCCATCAAAACGGCAAGCAAAACGCGATTGCGTACTTGACAGCGTGTTGGTTTACGAAAACGTTTGACACGCACGCCTTTTCCCAAATATTTGCGATTGATCAGAGACCACGCCTGAATGGAATGTTTATCTTGTTGTTTAGGCATATACCCTCCGATTTTTTTAAACACATACTACTATACCCGAAGGGGGGTTTGCAAGTGGCTCCTCTCCTGATTTTCTTTTAATCCCATGGGCTTAACCGGTTTATGGAAAATAAGGTCCATTTGGCCTATAAAAATGGAAGTTTAAGGTGCCGACATATTAAAATGTGACATTTTTAATGGAAATGGAGGTAACATGTTCTTCTCTTACAATTGTAAGGATGTACAGAGATAAAAGTGGGTCCTTGCAGCCCGACATGGATTTTTTTGACGAGAAAAAAGGAGGTTATACAGCTAGATGATTTGTAAAAAGGTAATGGTATGGTTTCTGACGGCACTTTTAGCAACAAACACTTTGCTGTGCTTGCCTAGTGTGGCAGGAGCGGAAAAACAAGATTTAAGGGACGGAGTACAACTGGATCAGGCAGGTTTGGTACAGGAGGAGCAGGAGCTTTCTGATGAAACAGTTTCTTTCAATCCGCCTACCTCTGCAACAAACAGCGTTTATAACGCACTCATGATGAGTTTGGCAGC
The Paenibacillus peoriae DNA segment above includes these coding regions:
- the fabV gene encoding enoyl-ACP reductase FabV, producing the protein MIIKPKIRGFICTTAHPAGCAAHVNRQINYIKDSTSIQGAKKVLVIGASTGYGLASRIAASFGLGADTVGVSYERPASEGRTASAGWYNTVAFERAARAAGYIAESINGDAFSHEIKQETLKLVKEKLGKVDLIVYSVASPRRTHPDTGETFNSVLKPIGQSFSNKTVNTNTGVVSEITLEPATQEEIENTITVMGGEDWSLWLKALEEADLLAEGVTTLAYSYIGPEITEAIYRKGTIGQAKNDLEATAHTLTKQLERYHGKAYVSVNKALVTQSSSAIPVVPLYISLLFKVMKEKGLHEGCIEQAQRLFETLYSGSTVETDEEGRIRLDNWEMRDDVQQAVKAAWSEITTENVSELGDLEQYRLDFLQLFGFGFDEIDYELDVNPEVDTTS
- a CDS encoding GntR family transcriptional regulator; translated protein: MAPKYIQVKQEILSWIHSSRLEPQSQLPSEHEMSERFAVSRQTVRQALGELVQEGWLFRMQGKGTFVATRDSKQPEDPKIIGVITTYISDYIFPSIVQGIESKLSRQGYKMLLSSTGNDPEQESQCLEMLLSQPLSGIIIEPTKSGERNPNLNYYLTVENRQIPYLMINARYEEMDAPCLRVDDEKGGFLAAEHLIKLGHRRLAGFFKTDDMQGILRMKGFVAAHRKYGVTLHPNAVTTYRTEEKNEIPLQRASRLLAMEAGERPTGWVTYNDELAVRLLDIVRSAGLNIPNDLSLVGFDDSFLATATEIKLTTIRHPKEELGLRAADTMLSMIEEKGYHEEDRQLILPPELIVRESTGPVQVMPGEH
- a CDS encoding sn-glycerol-1-phosphate dehydrogenase, with amino-acid sequence MNMNEQIKLWNEEAQASNADHPHRKVELFIEVRDGALESVVPYLNQQDYRHVALVEDEHTSAAAGKKVAELIREAGLTVDVVRLPPNAVGDVIADETYIMKVLLGVADKSQAVLAVGSGTIHDLVRFVCYKMNRPFLSVPTAASVDGFTSAGAPLIVDGSKQTFQAVPPEAIFADLSVLANAPQTMTAAGFGDMLGKFTSLADWHVSRDLGNEPYSPVANRITEEALRACVEHVDEIAAGSKAGVEVLMNALIASGISMLMIDHSRPASGGEHHISHRIEMDFIAEGRKQVLHGAKVGVASALLSDLYRDLASSQDVEAFKVYQALPTSEQMRAWLAQVGGPSTIAELGVTEELLARALRTAHTLRDRYTGLKYMNEHQLLRS
- a CDS encoding helix-turn-helix domain-containing protein produces the protein MPKQQDKHSIQAWSLINRKYLGKGVRVKRFRKPTRCQVRNRVLLAVLMANDIKLSQLAEELSISSRSVSAWVYEGRIPGNTNLEKTCNTLGYPHHILFNEEVVRRSPLICQPAPSRFMKRTVTRSPVKNRILAGLCMVHDISVTDVSHWIGVHPGTFRKWLHQGTVPSQTFQDQAEQFFRIPKSILFADAMLKK
- a CDS encoding NAD(P)H-dependent oxidoreductase; translated protein: MKTLVILAHPNIEDSRVNQRWKQELLQYTNEITIHEIYKEYPNWSIDVLREQKLLETHSNIIFQFPLYWYSYPPLLKKWFDDVFTHGWAYGSQGDKLKGKKLGIAMSIGDKKENYLPTGSVSFTVDEVIAPFKASAVHVGAITLPYFAVFGASFQASDEDINQSAKDYIKYIFQYK
- a CDS encoding winged helix-turn-helix transcriptional regulator; translation: MKQYNLGIEATLEIIGGKWKSLIICLLMSGRKRTSELQRSIPGVSQKVLIQQLRELEKDGIIGRHVYNQMPPKVEYYITEYGITANEIIDLMCSWGRANIKIRQQQGEDVMLLEYDSK